Proteins encoded together in one Streptomyces sp. NBC_01216 window:
- a CDS encoding prenyltransferase/squalene oxidase repeat-containing protein, with amino-acid sequence MITVRRGAAALAVATVLCTGTAPTAFAAPSPSPTPAPEVPAGLYGEKDPTYDGVWRQSLAFIALRTQQVQPAEQAVAWLRQQQCESGAFASYRPDPAKACDPATMLDTNATAVAVQALNAVRAKSTDPDAVAKAAKAGAGWLKGVQNKDGGWGYNPGGPSDANSTSVVIGALTALGEKPGDVKSVDGRTPYDALLGFAIPCAAQEGAGAFAYQPDKNGTLLANADATAAATLAGLGKGMTADGVTPEQAPACTDLPKPTAERAALNGASYLAAALAKTGHLNTPPMPGAADAAELPDHGNTADAVVALAAAGAMKEADGALTWLQQNSADWARDSGPAAYAQLVFASNAMDVDPRHFGSTDLVKALSATGPAPQAAAGSSADETAEDEDSGSFDLWWIIGIGMVVGVGIGFLISGRKK; translated from the coding sequence ATGATCACCGTCCGCCGCGGCGCCGCCGCGCTCGCAGTCGCCACTGTGCTCTGCACCGGCACGGCCCCCACCGCGTTCGCCGCGCCGTCGCCGTCGCCCACCCCCGCGCCCGAGGTCCCGGCCGGGCTGTACGGCGAGAAGGACCCGACCTACGACGGCGTCTGGCGCCAGTCCCTCGCCTTCATCGCCCTGCGGACGCAGCAGGTCCAGCCCGCCGAGCAGGCCGTGGCATGGCTTCGGCAGCAGCAGTGCGAGAGCGGCGCCTTCGCCTCCTACCGTCCGGACCCGGCCAAGGCGTGCGATCCGGCCACGATGCTCGACACCAACGCCACCGCCGTCGCCGTGCAGGCCCTGAACGCGGTGCGCGCCAAGAGCACCGACCCGGACGCGGTCGCCAAGGCCGCCAAGGCCGGCGCGGGCTGGCTCAAGGGCGTGCAGAACAAGGACGGCGGCTGGGGCTACAACCCTGGCGGCCCCAGCGACGCCAACTCCACCTCGGTCGTGATCGGCGCGCTCACCGCGCTGGGCGAGAAGCCGGGCGACGTGAAGTCCGTCGACGGGAGGACCCCGTACGACGCGCTGCTCGGCTTCGCGATCCCCTGTGCCGCGCAGGAGGGGGCGGGCGCCTTCGCCTACCAGCCCGACAAGAACGGCACGCTGCTCGCCAACGCCGACGCGACCGCCGCGGCCACCCTCGCGGGGCTCGGCAAGGGCATGACCGCCGACGGGGTCACCCCCGAGCAGGCCCCGGCCTGCACGGACCTGCCCAAGCCCACCGCCGAGCGGGCCGCCCTGAACGGCGCCTCCTACCTGGCCGCCGCCCTGGCGAAGACGGGCCACCTGAACACCCCGCCGATGCCCGGGGCCGCCGACGCCGCCGAACTGCCCGACCACGGCAACACCGCCGACGCCGTCGTGGCGCTCGCCGCTGCCGGCGCCATGAAGGAGGCCGACGGCGCTCTGACCTGGCTGCAGCAGAACTCCGCCGACTGGGCGCGGGACAGCGGTCCCGCCGCCTACGCTCAGCTGGTCTTCGCCTCGAACGCGATGGACGTCGACCCGCGCCACTTCGGCTCGACCGACCTCGTGAAGGCGCTGAGCGCCACCGGCCCGGCGCCCCAGGCGGCGGCCGGGTCCTCGGCGGACGAGACCGCCGAGGACGAGGACTCCGGCTCCTTCGACCTGTGGTGGATCATCGGCATCGGCATGGTCGTGGGCGTCGGCATCGGCTTCCTGATCAGCGGCCGCAAGAAGTGA
- a CDS encoding MBL fold metallo-hydrolase, which translates to MTQVTEHGGGVWSIRVPIPDNPLGHTLVHLVDTRRGPVLIDTGWDDPASWRELRDGLSTLGTSVAEVHGIVITHHHPDHHGLSGKVREASGAWIAMHAADTAVVRRTRTAEPAVWLGYLARKLAAAGAPEEHTAPLLAARSGGRTRRLPGLDSALPDREIVPGELLDLAGRRLRAVWTPGHTPGHVCLHLEEEHPGRLAGHGRLFSGDHLLPGITPHIGLYEDPDDTTVTDPLGDYLDSLERVGRLGVAEVLPAHQHAFTDSAGRVRELLGHHEERLAGLLGLLATPLTPWQLAERMEWNRPWAQIPHTSRTIAVSEAEAHVRRLVKRGRAEPAPGTDPVAYIAV; encoded by the coding sequence ATGACCCAGGTGACCGAGCACGGCGGAGGCGTCTGGTCGATCCGGGTCCCCATCCCGGACAACCCGCTCGGGCACACCCTCGTCCATCTCGTCGACACCCGCCGCGGCCCCGTCCTCATCGACACCGGCTGGGACGATCCGGCATCCTGGCGCGAACTACGCGACGGGCTGAGCACGTTGGGGACCTCCGTGGCGGAGGTCCACGGGATCGTCATCACCCACCACCACCCCGACCACCACGGGCTCTCCGGGAAGGTCCGCGAGGCGTCCGGCGCGTGGATCGCCATGCACGCCGCCGACACCGCCGTCGTACGCCGCACCCGCACGGCCGAGCCGGCCGTCTGGCTCGGCTATCTCGCGCGGAAGCTGGCCGCCGCCGGCGCACCCGAGGAACACACCGCCCCGCTGCTCGCCGCCAGATCGGGCGGCCGGACCCGTCGTCTGCCCGGACTGGACTCCGCGCTGCCCGACCGCGAGATCGTCCCCGGCGAGCTGCTCGACCTCGCCGGACGACGGCTGCGGGCGGTCTGGACCCCCGGGCACACACCCGGCCACGTCTGCCTCCATCTGGAGGAGGAACACCCCGGGCGGCTGGCCGGCCACGGCCGGCTCTTCTCCGGCGACCACCTGCTGCCCGGCATCACACCCCACATCGGCCTGTACGAGGACCCCGACGACACCACCGTCACAGATCCGCTGGGCGACTACCTGGACTCGCTGGAGCGCGTCGGCCGACTCGGCGTCGCCGAGGTGCTGCCCGCCCACCAGCACGCCTTCACCGACTCGGCCGGACGGGTGCGGGAACTGCTCGGCCACCACGAGGAGCGGCTGGCCGGACTCCTCGGCCTGCTGGCGACCCCGCTCACCCCCTGGCAGCTGGCCGAACGGATGGAGTGGAACCGTCCGTGGGCACAGATCCCGCACACCTCGCGCACCATCGCCGTCAGCGAGGCCGAGGCCCATGTGCGCCGCCTGGTGAAGCGAGGCCGCGCGGAGCCGGCCCCGGGCACGGACCCGGTGGCGTACATCGCGGTGTGA